From Vibrio artabrorum, a single genomic window includes:
- a CDS encoding transposase domain-containing protein, protein MPVAAASYIALVEIAKANGLVLVLAEYLTHCFKRLAVEPDNLEALMPWNIKGLKAVK, encoded by the coding sequence GTGCCCGTAGCAGCTGCATCTTATATAGCTTTAGTTGAGATAGCTAAAGCGAATGGCTTAGTCTTAGTACTGGCAGAGTATTTGACCCATTGCTTTAAGCGACTGGCGGTCGAACCAGATAACTTAGAAGCATTGATGCCATGGAACATCAAAGGGTTAAAAGCCGTTAAGTAA
- a CDS encoding nickel/cobalt transporter, translated as MKIYNIKPLAVEERKESVVKPTLLITSVLTLSILALWHFWPVILVNSIHWQKVSLDYLTDQFYSGDMHSKFVIVGVCFLYGVLHALGPGHGKVVVSTYLATSNTKLKAGILITICAAIMQAIVAIVLVSTFLFVLQKTMHKLNATVSDFAVYSGCVVGVLGLQLMYKAIKLFYIAHSTKHITQANGQCSCGHNHSPDPEELSSASNFKEYFMIVLSIGLRPCSGAILVLFFAHLTHVFWVGVIGTFLMSIGTAITTSTVAFLTVSGRKIIQIYSNFSFQVNIIIPIFIKCFAGLFFIMIALVLIFTPSYGLSPILS; from the coding sequence ATGAAAATATATAATATAAAACCATTAGCTGTAGAAGAGCGTAAAGAAAGTGTGGTAAAACCAACACTCTTGATCACCAGTGTTTTAACGCTCTCTATTTTAGCACTTTGGCATTTTTGGCCAGTAATTTTAGTTAATAGCATTCATTGGCAGAAAGTATCGTTAGATTATTTAACTGATCAGTTTTACTCTGGAGATATGCATTCAAAGTTTGTTATCGTCGGTGTGTGCTTTTTGTATGGTGTTCTTCATGCACTAGGGCCAGGGCATGGCAAGGTTGTTGTGAGCACTTATTTAGCAACAAGTAATACGAAACTTAAAGCGGGTATTTTGATTACAATCTGTGCGGCAATTATGCAGGCGATTGTTGCGATTGTCTTAGTATCGACTTTTCTTTTTGTGTTGCAAAAAACGATGCATAAATTAAATGCGACCGTGAGTGATTTCGCTGTTTATAGTGGTTGTGTTGTCGGTGTTTTAGGTTTGCAGTTAATGTATAAAGCGATTAAATTATTTTATATAGCGCACTCAACTAAGCATATAACCCAAGCTAATGGTCAATGTAGTTGTGGTCATAATCATTCACCAGATCCTGAGGAACTCTCATCAGCATCTAACTTTAAAGAGTATTTTATGATTGTGCTGAGTATTGGATTGAGACCTTGCTCTGGCGCAATTCTAGTCCTGTTTTTTGCTCATTTGACACATGTTTTTTGGGTCGGTGTCATTGGTACTTTTTTGATGTCGATCGGTACTGCTATTACAACATCAACGGTAGCATTTTTAACTGTGTCAGGAAGAAAAATTATTCAAATCTATTCGAACTTTTCCTTCCAAGTAAACATTATAATCCCAATATTTATTAAATGTTTCGCAGGGTTGTTTTTTATTATGATTGCATTGGTGTTAATTTTTACACCATCGTATGGACTTTCTCCGATACTATCCTGA
- a CDS encoding DUF1007 family protein codes for MISSVKCTQILHVKILIVLMSFMSYSAWAHPHSWIDMKTQVLGNNHTVTGFNMQWTFDRMTTAYLFDGEDMSPSHQKQTLNKIAISVLEKMIKSHYFTNVTDNGKNISFQPIDTGKLTTDKGKATLYFIIMLKKPYQFNNNKLKIQVFDPTYYVDITWNSQHEFELTKNLKSHCNVQLIKPHPTLAQINRAMTLPIDENPDYQLGQIFTQTVNLTCQS; via the coding sequence ATGATAAGTTCTGTCAAATGTACACAAATTTTGCATGTGAAAATTTTGATCGTTTTAATGAGTTTTATGTCGTATTCAGCTTGGGCACACCCTCATTCATGGATTGATATGAAAACACAAGTGTTAGGTAACAACCATACGGTCACAGGTTTTAACATGCAGTGGACTTTTGACCGAATGACAACAGCTTATTTATTTGATGGGGAGGATATGTCACCTTCCCATCAAAAACAGACGTTAAATAAGATTGCTATTTCTGTTTTAGAAAAAATGATTAAATCTCATTATTTTACCAATGTAACTGATAATGGGAAAAACATATCATTTCAACCAATCGACACCGGAAAACTTACAACGGATAAAGGTAAAGCAACACTTTATTTTATAATTATGCTAAAGAAACCTTATCAGTTTAATAACAATAAATTAAAAATACAGGTTTTTGATCCAACTTATTATGTAGATATTACTTGGAATTCACAGCATGAATTTGAATTGACCAAAAATTTAAAGTCACATTGCAATGTGCAACTGATTAAGCCGCACCCTACACTAGCTCAAATTAACCGAGCGATGACGTTACCCATTGATGAAAATCCAGATTATCAATTAGGTCAGATATTTACACAGACAGTTAATTTAACCTGCCAATCATAA
- a CDS encoding IS110-like element ISVisp6 family transposase: MSDYSYFCGIDLAKNHFSLHAVDQNGKVILHKSVTRSKLLTTIANMPLMRIGVEACGGAHYWARTLNKLGHDARIMAVKYVIPYRTKGKNDLNDAVAICEAVQRPSTRFVPVKSPEQQAILSVHRMREHWVRERTALMNRMRALLSEFGLIIPVGRSSLMKHVPLILEDAENELPHLARTVIADAYHHLGELNQRIADTEQVFESFAKVSANVQRVMKVRGIGPQTATAILASIGNGSQFDKSRDFSAWLGLVPKQYSTGGKPRLGRITKHGDKYLRTLLVHGARTVIANLGDKQDKLSQWCRGVLERRGMNRAIVALAAKNARIIWSLLHNQTEYENYAA; encoded by the coding sequence ATGTCTGATTATTCTTATTTCTGCGGTATCGACCTAGCTAAAAACCACTTCAGTCTTCATGCCGTAGACCAAAATGGTAAGGTCATACTTCATAAGTCGGTAACTCGCTCTAAACTACTGACTACAATAGCAAATATGCCACTCATGCGTATAGGCGTTGAAGCGTGTGGTGGTGCACATTATTGGGCAAGAACACTCAATAAACTTGGGCACGACGCCCGCATTATGGCCGTTAAATACGTAATTCCTTATCGAACTAAAGGAAAAAACGACCTTAATGATGCTGTTGCCATATGCGAAGCTGTTCAGCGTCCATCAACTCGCTTTGTACCCGTAAAATCCCCCGAGCAACAAGCCATCTTATCGGTACATAGAATGAGAGAGCATTGGGTTCGTGAACGCACCGCCCTTATGAATCGCATGCGCGCCCTACTCTCTGAGTTCGGGTTAATCATTCCTGTTGGCCGCTCTTCATTAATGAAACACGTTCCCTTAATCCTTGAAGATGCAGAAAATGAACTGCCACATCTCGCAAGAACGGTGATTGCCGATGCTTATCACCACCTTGGAGAGTTGAATCAACGTATCGCCGATACTGAACAAGTCTTCGAGTCTTTTGCTAAGGTCAGCGCTAATGTTCAACGAGTGATGAAGGTTCGTGGCATTGGACCGCAAACCGCTACTGCGATACTTGCTTCGATAGGCAATGGTTCTCAATTTGATAAAAGCCGTGATTTCTCTGCTTGGCTAGGACTCGTACCAAAGCAATATTCGACGGGAGGAAAGCCTCGCTTAGGTCGGATAACCAAACACGGCGACAAATACTTGCGAACACTATTAGTTCACGGGGCAAGGACAGTCATTGCTAACCTTGGCGACAAGCAAGATAAGCTAAGTCAGTGGTGTCGAGGCGTTCTAGAACGAAGAGGAATGAACCGAGCGATAGTGGCACTTGCCGCGAAGAACGCACGAATTATATGGTCGCTTTTACACAATCAAACCGAATATGAAAACTATGCTGCTTAA
- a CDS encoding DUF2000 domain-containing protein: protein MNNLPNETKKRFVAILDKKMDVGRTVNVLGHLSVGLSHLLASDDAIYVDYEDQDNNLHRCISHYPFIVLKANNSNKIRKVREEAITQGIKFTVFTNTMIVGGSLVQQSKTKETPELELNYLGICLFGETEVIREMTKKFSLYK from the coding sequence ATGAATAATCTACCAAATGAAACGAAAAAACGATTTGTTGCGATTCTGGATAAAAAAATGGATGTCGGGCGTACTGTTAATGTGCTCGGTCACCTTAGTGTTGGCTTATCGCACTTACTGGCATCAGATGATGCGATCTATGTTGACTATGAGGATCAGGACAACAACCTACACCGTTGTATATCTCATTACCCATTTATTGTTTTGAAAGCTAACAACTCCAATAAAATTAGGAAGGTAAGAGAAGAAGCGATTACCCAAGGAATCAAATTTACAGTTTTTACTAATACCATGATTGTAGGTGGTTCATTAGTACAACAGTCTAAGACAAAGGAAACGCCAGAATTAGAACTGAATTACTTAGGAATATGTCTATTTGGTGAAACAGAAGTAATTCGAGAGATGACAAAGAAATTTAGTTTATACAAATAA
- a CDS encoding metal ABC transporter solute-binding protein, Zn/Mn family → MMKVTKALKYPSVVLALVCSTSVMAKTVNTVTSFSVLGDIVQEVGGEHVQVLSLIGPDSDPHVFSPTPKDSVTLNKADVVFISGLGLEGWIERLVKASGYKGQVITASNGIQTRSMIDDGKTIVDPHAWNSMANGIIYATNIMNALIAADPQDATYFKEHGQNYIAKLTKLDNWAKDTFNAIPKEKRRVLTSHDAFGYFGAEYGVEFLAPQGYSTESEASTQKVASLINQIKAKSVNTYFMEDQTDPRLVKQIGAATNAKEGGSLFPEALSTTDVANTYAKAFKHNVTIITDSMK, encoded by the coding sequence ATGATGAAAGTTACAAAAGCACTTAAATATCCAAGCGTGGTATTAGCCTTAGTTTGCAGCACCTCTGTAATGGCAAAGACTGTAAATACAGTGACAAGTTTTTCTGTATTAGGTGATATAGTTCAAGAAGTGGGTGGAGAACATGTACAAGTGCTCTCATTGATTGGCCCAGATAGCGATCCACATGTTTTTTCACCAACACCAAAAGACAGTGTGACACTAAATAAAGCTGATGTTGTATTTATTAGTGGCCTTGGGTTAGAAGGGTGGATTGAGCGTCTTGTAAAAGCATCAGGGTATAAGGGACAAGTGATCACTGCGTCAAACGGAATCCAGACTCGTAGTATGATTGATGATGGTAAAACAATTGTCGATCCACATGCTTGGAATAGTATGGCAAATGGCATCATTTATGCAACTAATATTATGAACGCATTAATTGCCGCTGACCCACAGGATGCAACTTACTTTAAAGAACATGGTCAAAACTATATTGCGAAGTTGACTAAGTTAGATAACTGGGCGAAGGATACATTTAATGCAATTCCAAAAGAAAAGCGTAGAGTGTTAACTAGTCATGATGCCTTTGGTTACTTTGGTGCAGAGTATGGCGTTGAATTCTTAGCGCCACAAGGCTACTCTACAGAGTCTGAGGCAAGTACTCAAAAAGTAGCCAGCTTAATTAATCAAATTAAAGCTAAAAGTGTAAATACCTACTTCATGGAAGATCAAACCGATCCTCGATTAGTTAAACAAATTGGTGCCGCAACAAATGCTAAAGAAGGTGGAAGCTTGTTCCCTGAAGCGCTGTCTACTACAGATGTTGCCAATACCTATGCAAAAGCATTTAAGCATAATGTCACAATTATTACTGATAGTATGAAATAG
- a CDS encoding metal ABC transporter ATP-binding protein: MITLQDLVIGYQNNPLCCAISGQITQGSLTAIVGCNGSGKTTFSKTLCGLLAPIEGSINCSIDLHKNLAWLPQRSHIDRDFPINVYEVVAMGCWPRKGIIDWLSSDKKRMFTALEQVGISHLASVSINSLSGGEFQRMLFARMLVQDLPVMLMDEPFAAIDEQTQQLLLALIMKLHKQGKTIIAVLHDSHIVSNNFTQLIKFKRQDNHQHVEFSKIMPTVEK, from the coding sequence ATGATTACTCTTCAAGATTTAGTGATTGGTTACCAAAATAACCCGCTGTGTTGCGCGATTAGTGGTCAGATCACACAAGGCAGTTTAACAGCGATTGTCGGTTGTAATGGTAGTGGTAAAACGACCTTTTCAAAGACACTATGTGGTCTATTAGCTCCTATAGAAGGCAGTATCAACTGTTCAATCGATTTGCATAAAAATTTGGCCTGGTTACCGCAACGCTCACATATTGATCGTGATTTTCCCATCAACGTTTATGAAGTGGTGGCAATGGGATGCTGGCCAAGAAAAGGAATCATAGATTGGTTATCTTCGGATAAAAAACGCATGTTTACTGCTTTAGAGCAAGTTGGCATCTCGCATCTTGCATCTGTGAGTATCAATTCTTTGTCTGGTGGCGAATTTCAAAGAATGTTATTTGCACGTATGCTTGTGCAAGACTTGCCAGTCATGTTAATGGATGAACCTTTTGCCGCGATTGATGAGCAAACCCAACAATTATTGTTAGCATTAATAATGAAATTGCATAAACAAGGTAAGACTATCATTGCGGTACTACACGATAGTCATATTGTCAGTAATAATTTTACGCAACTTATTAAGTTTAAACGTCAAGACAACCATCAACATGTGGAATTTAGTAAAATAATGCCAACTGTTGAAAAATAG
- a CDS encoding metal ABC transporter permease: protein MSIHIFDAYVQFGFMRRSIFACIALSLSLPPLGIFLLLRRMSLVGDALSHAVLPGVAIGYLFSGMSLLFMGIGGFIAGLFVTLLSGVISRKSRLNEDSTFAALYLGSLALGVILVSYRKNSIDLLHLLFGSLLAVDNGSLIFIGSVVTITLLVIGLLYRPIVYESFNSSFFTIRSPRYSTYIHGLFMGLVVLNLIAGFQVLGTLMSVGLMMLPAISARCWTDRLINMMILSVIIGILSSLIGLTWSWYQSIPAGPAIILSATVFFIVSILSGNKKGILRQS, encoded by the coding sequence ATGTCTATTCATATTTTTGATGCTTATGTCCAATTTGGATTTATGCGCCGCTCTATCTTTGCGTGTATAGCTCTTTCATTAAGTTTGCCTCCTCTTGGTATCTTTTTGCTATTAAGAAGAATGAGCTTAGTTGGGGATGCTTTATCCCATGCGGTATTACCAGGTGTAGCCATTGGGTATTTATTTTCAGGTATGTCATTGTTATTCATGGGAATTGGTGGATTTATAGCTGGTCTGTTTGTGACCTTATTATCCGGAGTGATTAGTCGTAAATCTCGGTTAAATGAAGATTCTACGTTTGCCGCTCTGTACTTAGGTTCCTTAGCGCTTGGCGTTATATTAGTGTCTTACCGGAAAAACAGTATTGACTTACTGCATTTATTATTTGGATCATTATTAGCAGTAGATAACGGCTCGTTAATTTTTATTGGTAGTGTTGTTACGATTACATTACTTGTGATTGGTTTGTTATATCGTCCTATTGTTTATGAATCATTCAATAGTAGTTTTTTTACAATTAGATCGCCTCGGTATTCAACTTATATTCATGGCTTATTTATGGGTTTAGTGGTTTTAAACTTAATCGCTGGATTCCAAGTTTTAGGCACATTAATGTCGGTAGGTTTAATGATGTTACCGGCTATCTCTGCACGGTGTTGGACCGATAGATTAATAAACATGATGATCTTATCCGTTATTATCGGAATTTTAAGCTCATTAATTGGTTTAACATGGTCTTGGTATCAATCAATACCTGCAGGTCCTGCCATTATTTTATCAGCAACCGTTTTTTTTATTGTATCTATTCTATCCGGAAATAAAAAAGGCATATTAAGACAATCATAA
- a CDS encoding IS3 family transposase (programmed frameshift) encodes MTTKKTRIKHAPEFKAEALKLAEKVGVAAAARQLSLYESQSYGWRKAVKKDAKVSDRERELATENAKLKRLLAEQAEELDIGKKGRHLLREKSKVDCYEFMLKHLMQYRIVRMAKVFGVSRSGFYYWIDNRNKVTQRNEHRKQLDIKVREVFDDKKERDGARRIQKELEENGNKHDVKTIAASMKRQGLVAKAARKFKSTTDSKHRLPVAPNLLDQDFNATAPNQKWAGDITYLATSEGWMYLAVIIDLYSRQVVGWSMSTRMTATLVCDALSMALFRRGMPEGMIIHSDRGSQYCSKDYRDLIAAHNLKQSMSRKGNCWDNACVESFFHTMKVEAIQYEPIMTREEMRQALFEYIEVDYNRTRRHSALGYLSPVNFEKQYVA; translated from the exons ATGACAACTAAGAAAACACGAATCAAACATGCTCCTGAATTTAAAGCTGAAGCACTTAAGTTAGCAGAGAAAGTGGGGGTCGCTGCGGCTGCACGGCAGCTATCGTTATATGAATCCCAGAGCTATGGATGGCGTAAAGCCGTCAAAAAAGACGCGAAAGTCAGTGATAGAGAAAGAGAGCTCGCCACCGAAAATGCCAAACTCAAACGATTATTGGCAGAGCAAGCTGAAGAGCTAGATATCG GTAAAAAAGGCCGCCACCTACTTCGCGAAAAATCTAAAGTAGATTGCTATGAGTTTATGCTCAAACACCTTATGCAATATAGGATTGTCCGTATGGCTAAGGTGTTTGGGGTTTCTCGAAGTGGGTTTTATTACTGGATTGATAATCGCAATAAAGTCACTCAACGAAACGAGCACCGCAAGCAACTTGATATCAAAGTTCGCGAAGTCTTTGATGATAAAAAGGAACGTGATGGTGCAAGGCGTATTCAAAAAGAACTTGAAGAAAATGGTAATAAGCACGATGTAAAAACCATCGCCGCGAGCATGAAGCGTCAGGGACTCGTTGCGAAGGCCGCCCGTAAGTTCAAAAGCACGACAGACAGTAAGCATAGGCTTCCCGTTGCCCCGAACTTGCTTGACCAAGACTTTAATGCGACAGCCCCAAATCAAAAATGGGCTGGAGATATCACCTATCTCGCGACTAGCGAAGGCTGGATGTATTTAGCTGTTATTATCGACCTGTATTCACGGCAAGTCGTTGGTTGGTCAATGAGTACAAGAATGACCGCAACTCTTGTCTGTGATGCGCTATCAATGGCTTTGTTCCGCAGAGGCATGCCAGAAGGAATGATTATCCATAGTGATAGAGGCAGCCAATATTGCTCAAAAGACTACCGAGACTTAATCGCAGCTCATAATTTAAAACAAAGTATGAGTAGGAAGGGAAATTGCTGGGATAACGCCTGTGTTGAAAGCTTTTTCCACACAATGAAAGTAGAAGCCATCCAATACGAGCCGATAATGACGCGAGAAGAGATGCGCCAAGCGCTTTTTGAATATATCGAAGTTGATTATAATCGAACAAGAAGGCACAGTGCTCTTGGGTATCTAAGCCCAGTTAACTTTGAAAAACAATATGTCGCTTAA
- a CDS encoding LPD25 domain-containing protein: MPITTQESHNGSSSNPSGSLLTPEESKIKPLSVFVHWSESRAFDSDTEYDFADFEAKALEVAKTNPLGGYDKTKVTVTFDNDHQHECRLDLGCGGNDQGFAEHCLSTLNYYHVHKDEADKRWLHDKHHQQLSRFIRTYALDYTLVDLGRMQIKQVEAQTKAEETAKEEAKQKEREKAWREHQQAEEAFQETLEVPICAKGVIVATLTDYDAEISEPYAGEFHTKTLKTIILAWSKHNRHLFSEMRKASLNHPETVFLNDKEKSVEHRERFSMGEGYYLTDTKYLRYGWKVKKISFYRTENKARYVPLGEVAIPG; encoded by the coding sequence ATGCCAATCACAACACAAGAGAGTCACAATGGCTCATCCAGCAATCCATCCGGTTCATTACTCACGCCAGAGGAAAGTAAAATCAAACCGCTTTCGGTATTCGTTCATTGGTCAGAATCCAGAGCCTTTGATTCTGACACCGAGTATGATTTTGCAGATTTTGAAGCTAAAGCGTTAGAAGTGGCAAAGACCAATCCATTAGGCGGGTACGATAAAACCAAAGTGACGGTCACCTTTGATAATGACCACCAGCACGAATGTCGCTTAGATTTAGGCTGTGGGGGTAATGACCAAGGATTTGCGGAGCACTGTTTAAGTACGCTCAATTACTATCATGTACACAAAGATGAAGCAGATAAGCGATGGCTGCATGACAAGCACCACCAGCAGCTCAGCCGATTCATTAGGACGTACGCACTGGACTACACGCTCGTTGACTTAGGTCGTATGCAGATTAAACAGGTCGAAGCGCAAACCAAAGCTGAGGAGACGGCGAAAGAAGAAGCCAAACAAAAGGAGCGGGAAAAAGCATGGCGCGAGCACCAACAAGCAGAGGAGGCGTTTCAAGAAACTTTGGAAGTACCGATATGTGCTAAGGGCGTGATTGTTGCCACTCTCACCGACTATGACGCTGAAATCAGTGAGCCGTATGCAGGCGAGTTTCATACCAAAACTTTGAAGACCATCATACTGGCATGGTCGAAGCACAATCGACATCTGTTTTCGGAAATGCGTAAAGCGAGTCTGAATCACCCAGAGACGGTTTTTCTTAATGACAAAGAAAAAAGTGTGGAGCATCGAGAGCGGTTTTCAATGGGAGAGGGCTACTATCTGACCGACACCAAGTATCTGCGTTACGGCTGGAAGGTAAAGAAAATCAGCTTTTATCGAACAGAAAACAAGGCGCGATACGTGCCATTAGGGGAGGTGGCGATACCAGGATAA
- a CDS encoding DUF2787 domain-containing protein: MLSQSPLISSFNKAALPISQALLGILNSALSKHPELIERHHIIYFSNKHYCAEQGGYHPIEIALAQGGHNFYSILCITDSSFNGYPYPTLERDIEFDFIHSTVFTRYSGIKSMSSPNIVKLYALWESTFIANFREGAYNSIELRSH; this comes from the coding sequence ATGCTTAGCCAATCACCACTGATATCTTCATTTAACAAGGCAGCACTGCCTATCTCTCAGGCTCTTCTGGGGATACTCAATAGCGCTCTGAGCAAACACCCAGAGCTTATTGAGAGGCATCACATCATCTATTTTAGCAATAAGCACTATTGTGCTGAGCAGGGCGGTTATCACCCAATTGAGATTGCACTCGCGCAAGGCGGTCATAACTTCTATTCCATCCTTTGCATCACGGACTCTAGCTTCAATGGATACCCTTACCCAACATTGGAGCGAGATATTGAATTCGATTTCATTCATAGCACGGTTTTTACTCGATACTCCGGCATAAAGAGCATGTCCTCTCCCAACATCGTCAAGCTCTATGCCCTATGGGAATCAACATTCATCGCGAACTTTAGAGAGGGCGCCTACAACTCAATCGAGCTGCGCAGTCACTAA
- a CDS encoding alpha/beta hydrolase family protein, with the protein MTIRRFILATAFGLLLVGCSQTSAITNTETIPPEYPVDYFFRNSEVSNYQISPAGEYISMMKPWQDRRNVFVHPIGKPEDIKRITSVSTRDIDNYYWVGDDTIIYSRDTSGDENFYLVAVNVKTGKEQAITPTSGVKAYVLDPLDNQPDDILISTNERNSQIFDVYRHNLKTGKNTLVAQNPGNVRYWGTDHKGNIRVILTSDGVNTTVLYRNTVNEEFHPLKKLTFKDQFSPISFTPDNKNLYVASRITRDKSAIVEYDVKANKEVREIFTHPKVDVTNASYSNALNKLTTISYVTDKLHYHFLDKGYEKTFNRLQEKLPGVEIAVSNMTRDERKMIVVTYSDVDRPNYYYYDRDRDILEKLAENAPWHKPEDMAKMKPISYTARDGETIHGYLTLPKGREAKNLPLIVLPHGGPWERDNWGFQPEVQLFANRGIAVLQMNFRGSTGYGREFWEKSFKQWGQSMQDDITDGVKWAINQGYAKDGDVCIYGASYGGYAALAGVTFTPDLYKCGIDYVGISNLMTFMNSIPSYWIPILAMLHEQVGNPNDPEDAEMMKAYSPVFHVDQIKAPLLVLQGAQDPRVVKSESDQIVKALRDRGVNVKYIVKENEGHGFRSLENRLDGYQAMDRFLKTHLLEQTQ; encoded by the coding sequence ATGACGATTCGCCGATTCATTCTTGCTACCGCTTTTGGACTACTACTGGTAGGTTGCAGTCAAACCTCCGCTATCACAAATACCGAGACTATTCCACCTGAGTATCCCGTTGACTACTTCTTTCGAAATTCAGAAGTATCTAACTACCAGATATCTCCAGCTGGTGAGTACATCTCAATGATGAAACCATGGCAAGACCGCCGCAACGTGTTTGTTCATCCGATAGGAAAACCAGAAGACATTAAACGCATTACTTCAGTTTCCACACGTGATATAGATAACTACTATTGGGTTGGTGATGACACAATTATTTACTCACGCGATACTAGTGGTGATGAAAATTTCTATCTTGTGGCCGTCAATGTCAAAACAGGCAAAGAACAAGCCATCACACCTACATCAGGGGTAAAGGCTTACGTACTCGATCCACTAGATAACCAACCTGATGATATCCTTATATCAACCAATGAACGTAATTCACAAATATTTGATGTTTATCGTCATAATTTGAAAACCGGCAAAAATACACTTGTTGCACAAAATCCGGGCAACGTACGTTATTGGGGAACTGACCATAAAGGGAATATTCGTGTAATTTTAACCTCAGACGGCGTCAATACCACCGTTCTGTATCGGAATACAGTGAACGAAGAGTTTCATCCTTTAAAAAAACTAACTTTTAAGGATCAATTTTCACCAATCTCGTTCACACCAGATAATAAGAATCTGTATGTTGCGTCTCGGATCACCCGCGATAAATCTGCTATTGTTGAGTACGACGTGAAAGCCAACAAAGAGGTTCGTGAGATATTCACTCACCCAAAGGTCGACGTGACCAATGCAAGTTACTCAAATGCCCTCAATAAGTTGACAACTATCTCGTATGTAACCGATAAGCTTCATTACCACTTCCTTGATAAAGGTTACGAAAAAACATTTAACCGTCTACAAGAAAAGTTACCAGGAGTAGAAATAGCAGTCAGCAACATGACCCGTGACGAACGTAAGATGATTGTTGTTACATACAGTGACGTTGATCGTCCAAACTATTATTATTACGATCGTGATAGAGACATACTAGAAAAATTGGCAGAAAATGCTCCATGGCACAAGCCAGAAGATATGGCGAAGATGAAACCTATTTCTTACACCGCTCGTGATGGCGAAACCATTCATGGTTATTTAACACTACCAAAAGGTCGTGAAGCAAAAAACTTACCTTTAATTGTATTGCCACACGGTGGTCCGTGGGAGCGTGATAATTGGGGATTCCAACCTGAAGTACAACTATTTGCTAACCGTGGTATTGCCGTACTACAAATGAACTTTCGAGGGTCAACTGGCTATGGACGTGAATTCTGGGAGAAGTCATTCAAGCAATGGGGGCAGTCGATGCAAGACGACATTACTGACGGAGTAAAATGGGCGATTAACCAAGGTTATGCCAAGGATGGCGACGTGTGCATTTACGGAGCATCATATGGTGGATATGCAGCATTGGCAGGCGTGACATTTACTCCTGATCTGTACAAATGTGGTATTGACTACGTTGGTATTTCCAACCTAATGACCTTCATGAATTCTATTCCATCGTACTGGATACCAATCCTAGCTATGCTGCATGAACAAGTGGGTAACCCAAATGACCCTGAAGATGCAGAAATGATGAAAGCTTACTCTCCAGTGTTTCATGTGGATCAAATTAAAGCACCATTGTTAGTCCTACAAGGTGCCCAGGACCCACGTGTAGTAAAAAGTGAATCAGACCAGATCGTCAAAGCATTACGTGATCGTGGCGTTAATGTGAAATACATAGTAAAAGAAAACGAAGGACATGGTTTTCGCTCTCTAGAAAACCGTCTTGATGGTTATCAAGCAATGGATCGCTTCCTAAAAACGCACTTACTAGAACAAACTCAATAG